Proteins encoded by one window of Yamadazyma tenuis chromosome 2, complete sequence:
- a CDS encoding uncharacterized protein (COG:I; EggNog:ENOG503P03S) codes for MDETSPLIPQQESPSNAPQEPHPKPSRITHVIISMLIAAAIGTLTLHHLGQNTDFSYDRSTLLKPLTVRLYTNNIRYDNKHLDPHERSWSHRKPLITSSIQFNTFNTDQGNVVCLQEVLHNQLEDIMYGLNNDQTEGDWSYYGVGRTDGEQAGEYAPILFKHSEWIVADTKTFWLSETPEVPSRGWDAALERIVTMVTLQSKMNPLIKLNFFNTHYDHRGVMARRESSKLIVEKMKNYNNYPSFLCGDFNTQPTDEPYHILKDSGFKDSRTLVDKLHHYGFHSTFTGFNRHEEVNTIIDYIWAPYFALNGNRQPSQVETSDKNFFQFDFHRYYQIGIKNFAILHNWYDFYMSDHRPVSADYVVSLRV; via the coding sequence ATGGACGAAACATCCCCGTTGATTCCCCAACAGGAGTCACCCTCTAACGCACCCCAAGAACCCCATCCCAAACCCTCGAGAATCACTCACGTCATCATCAGTATGTTGATCGCCGCAGCCATTGGTACCCTCACCCTCCACCACCTAGGGCAAAATACCGACTTTTCGTACGATCGGTCGACCTTGTTGAAACCCTTGACAGTCAGATTATACACCAACAACATCCGCTACGACAACAAACACTTGGACCCACACGAACGGTCTTGGTCCCATAGAAAACCCTTGATCACCCTGTCGATCCAGTTTAATACCTTTAACACCGACCAGGGAAACGTCGTATGCCTCCAGGAGGTGTTACACAACCAACTAGAGGATATCATGTACGGATTGAACAACGACCAGACCGAAGGTGACTGGTCGTACTACGGTGTGGGCCGTACTGATGGAGAGCAGGCAGGAGAGTATGCTCCTATTCTCTTTAAGCATCTGGAATGGATTGTGGCTGACACCAAGACCTTCTGGTTGAGCGAGACGCCCGAGGTGCCCAGCCGCGGGTGGGATGCTGCCTTGGAGCGGATCGTGACGATGGTGACGTTACAGTCCAAAATGAACCCGCTCATCAAGttaaacttcttcaataccCACTATGACCACCGCGGGGTCATGGCTCGCAGAGAAAGCAGTAAGTTGATTGTCGAAAAGATGAAGAACTATAACAACTACCCGTCATTTCTCTGTGGTGACTTCAACACCCAGCCCACCGATGAACCGTACCATATCTTGAAGGACCTGGGATTCAAGGACAGCCGCACATTGGTGGACAAGTTACATCATTATGGCTTCCACCTGACGTTCACCGGGTTTAACCGCCACGAAGAAGTCAACACCATCATCGACTACATCTGGGCCCCCTATTTTGCCTTGAACGGCAATCGGCAACCATCACAAGTGGAAACTCTGGACAAGAATTTTTTCCAGTTTGACTTTCATAGGTACTACCAGATAGGCATTAAGAATTTCGCTATTTTGCACAACTGGTACGATTTCTACATGAGTGACCATCGGCCCGTTAGCGCTGACTACGTGGTATCACTTCGTGTGTAG
- the GYP1 gene encoding GTPase-activating protein (COG:U; EggNog:ENOG503NWNR; BUSCO:EOG09261YLQ), with protein MGKKKQEMSQVYNSNNEFIFGEKGGKGKNLSTFLKNLSLTTSPSQPQSEFNEANSNIYGSLSYSNPNTNEISRSNPSLARRASPKRSLSGPTNMSFAHSLTPTASEALRTNSPTRTKRVVSAKYADLDDDWDANFDDARVDTDMPSVRREGFGNTFLDPSPMLDSLYPDLTIPAGTKEPVKDSIDLEDMKIKLEINKLNQLNTKFLKFKALLTQSSNINLQELRKLSWNGIPSNLRAISWQILLGYLPTNKSRQSATLKIKRQEYLDGIKLMQNSVNFDNDDSKSMSSSSLNLNRDKQIYHQIKIDVKRTNPTVKLYGHPEVQKSLRKILYFWAIRHPASGYVQGINDLVTPFFQIFLTNYIWQLQRTRTHETSHNPEDDDSMLFIPDVLDPHDPKEQALLNDPQLFNYNLHNLDPTQISSRVLSIIEADTYWCLSRLLETITDNYIHQQPGILKQVSDLKNLISKIDIDLIHHFEQENIEFLQFAFRWMNCLLMRELSIDLIIRMWDTYLSESPLGFSNFHIYVCAAFLIKFSSDLKQKDFQEIILFLQNPPTSHWTDKDIELMLSEAFIWSSLYKNASAHLR; from the coding sequence ATgggaaagaagaaacaagaGATGTCTCAAGTatacaactccaacaacgagttcatctttggtgaaaaagGCGGCAAAGGAAAGAACCTCTCCACTTTCCTCAAAAACCTCTCCTTAACCACTTCTCCCAGTCAACCCCAGTCAGAATTCAACGAAGCAAATTCCAACATATACGGATCCTTGTCATACTCAAATCCTAATACCAATGAAATCAGCCGGTCTAATCCCTCATTGGCCAGAAGGGCTTCGCCCAAACGGTCGCTCTCAGGGCCCACCAACATGTCGTTTGCCCATTCGCTCACTCCCACCGCTTCTGAAGCTTTGCGAACCAACTCGCCCACTCGCACCAAACGTGTTGTTAGTGCCAAGTACGCTGATCTCGACGACGACTGGGACGCAAACTTCGACGACGCTCGTGTAGACACCGACATGCCCAGTGTTCGCAGAGAAGGCTTTGGCAACACTTTTCTAGATCCCAGTCCCATGTTGGACTCACTTTATCCTGATCTCACAATTCCTGCGGGCACAAAAGAACCGGTGAAAGACTCAATTGACCTCGAGGACatgaaaatcaagttggaaatcaacaagttgaaccagctcaacaccaagttcctcaagttcaaggccCTTTTAACCCAATCATCCAATATAAACCTCCAGGAGCTTCGTAAACTCTCCTGGAATGGAATTCCTTCCAACTTACGGGCCATAAGTTGGCAGATTTTATTGGGTTACTTGCCGACAAACAAATCAAGACAATCTGCTACCCTCAAAATCAAGCGTCAGGAATACTTGGATGgcatcaagttgatgcAAAACTCGGTCAATTTCGATAATGATGATAGCAAAAGTATGAGCTCATCGTCGCTAAACTTGAACCGAGACAAGCAGATCTACCACCAAATTAAAATCGACGTCAAGAGAACAAACCCCACTGTCAAGCTATACGGTCACCCAGAAGTGCAGAAATCCTTGAGAAAAATCCTCTACTTCTGGGCCATCCGTCATCCAGCCTCCGGTTACGTCCAAGGTATAAACGACTTGGTGACACCGTTCTTCCAGATCTTCCTCACCAACTACATTTGGCAATTACAGCGTACGAGAACCCACGAAACCAGCCATAACCCTGAAGACGACGACTCAATGTTGTTCATTCCTGATGTACTTGATCCCCATGACCCCAAAGAACAAGCTCTCTTGAACGACCCCCAGCTTTTCAACTATAATCTTCATAATCTCGACCCCACGCAAATCAGTTCTCGAGTCTTATCCATCATCGAGGCTGATACCTACTGGTGTTTATCTCGACTTTTGGAAACCATCACCGACAATTacatccaccaacaacccGGTATTCTCAAGCAAGTATCGGATTTGAAAAACCTTATCAGCAAAATCGATATCGACCTCATCCATCACTTTGAGCAGGAGAATATCGAGTTCCTCCAATTTGCATTTCGGTGGATGAATTGTCTTTTGATGCGAGAGCTCTCGATCGACTTGATCATTCGGATGTGGGATACTTATCTAAGTGAATCGCCGTTGGGATTCAGTAACTTCCATATCTACGTGTGTGCGGCGTTCCTCATCAAGTTCAGCAGCGATTTAAAACAGAAGGATTTCCAGGAAATCATTCTCTTTTTACAAAACCCACCTACCTCACACTGGACAGACAAGGATATAGAGTTGATGTTGAGTGAAGCTTTTATATGGCTGAGCTTATACAAAAACGCATCTGCTCATTTAAGATGA
- the BAS1 gene encoding myb-like DNA-binding protein bas1 (EggNog:ENOG503NZ5P; COG:K) codes for MSDVPVQPQPKKPAGRTILASTIAKIYTSEIADKVKSLGYAPKIVGLLANGDPAALMYANWTSKTCNELGFDYELVHCDKQQLENKLIKANQDNSINGIMVYFPVFGDNQDQYLQQLISPEKDVEGLNYLYYKNLYHNIRFLDPPTNRKKSILPCTPLAIVKILEYLGIYNKILPYGNRLYGKKIMVVNRSEIVGRPLAALLANDGATVYSVDINNIQQFTRGDDLSEQKHKVIDLDSATASIDNLAPTCDVIITGVPSDHYKFDSQLVTNGTTIVNFSSARNFNDDIKLKAALYVPSIGKLIEYITFPRPFPQPTMEPTTKKLDKVDPLSVAESLGIRTYRKVSRNTWTPDDDAELIGTLKQISAVDLGEIDADTIDWDLLASKLTHQHRKPKDYKKRWVTSLDPNVRKGRWTKEEDDQLIEAYARFGPSWQKVASHIRTRTMDQCAKRYTEVLDPKTKDRLNPWSREEEMLLIKQIGIHGTKWRSIASNFKNRPALTCRNKWRTIALGVARGRAHPHIAAEVEKITSRKEVLDATADVSPASTSPASTGAQPLVPPSQSQLRHTSAEWRYTLTPSESTPASFMPPAKDMGVIKDEATVRLLLDYANSYGLKLDIHQHTHHHYAPPPHPFNHIAASPPDFANIGASPGLGPVQPSNRSIFLEPEAQLHRFQHFNYLPPLTEVPKLTSSSSPVMTASERNGRDIRQAQSPSGLTPLTQAAELAVGEVVRKRKNNDYGLDSTGSKKLKSEGDGGFFEQIRHLTDISQSSRGEPKSNGGTDGEGNISGQRPVSQHHPLHYFTGGTTPQANIPTPAAPRPTNRDEDEEEDEEMRSYGLFYQSYRKSRSNSHFEPGVPVPSTANPTANSAARTSNPATRAPATSAEAPPTASQEKHSPGSSNHENDHDHDGYNFVYENLLGSFGMMPFNPS; via the exons ATGTCTGATGTTCCAGTTCAACCCCAACCTAAAAAACCGGCTGGTAGAACCATCTTGGCCTCTACCATCGCCAAAATCTATACCAGTGAAATAGCTGACAAGGTCAAATCCTTGGGATATGCCCCCAAAATCGTGGGGCTTTTGGCCAATGGCGACCCGGCCGCATTGATGTATGCCAACTGGACTAGCAAAACCTGTAATGAGTTGGGCTTCGACTACGAGTTGGTTCACTGTGATAAACAACAAttggaaaacaagttgatcaaggccAACCAAGATAACTCCATCAATGGGATCATGGTATATTTCCCGGTGTTTGGAGACAACCAGGATCAGTACCTTCAGCAACTCATCAGTCCAGAGAAGGACGTGGAAGGGTTGAACTACTTGTACTATAAGAATTTGTATCATAATATCCGGTTCTTGGACCCTCCCACCAACCGCAAAAAATCCATTTTACCGTGTACTCCGTTAGCAATCgtcaagattttggaatACTTGGGTATCTACAACAAGATCTTACCGTACGGTAACCGGTTATACGGCAAGAAAATCATGGTGGTTAATCGGTCTGAAATTGTCGGTAGGCCATTGGCAGCGCTTTTGGCCAACGACGGGGCCACTGTCTACTCGGTGGATATCAATAATATCCAACAGTTTACTCGTGGTGACGATCTACTGGAACAAAAGCATAAGGTCATTGACTTGGACAGTGCCACCGCCAGTATCGACAATTTGGCCCCCACCTGTGATGTGATTATCACGGGAGTACCTTCTGACCACTATAAATTTGACAGCCAGTTGGTGACCAACGGCACCACGATTGTTAACTTCTCCAGTGCCCGAAACTTCAACGATGATATCAAGCTCAAGGCCGCTCTCTACGTGCCATCCATTGGTAAG CTCATCGAGTATATCACCTTCCCAAGGCCATTCCCCCAACCCACAATGGAACCCACCACGAAGAAGCTCGACAAAGTCGACCCCTTGTCGGTGGCCGAATCCTTGGGTATTCGTACCTATAGAAAGGTTTCTCGAAACACATGGACTCCTGATGATGATGCAGAACTCATAGGAACATTGAAACAGATCCTGGCGGTGGACCTTGGTGAAATCGACGCAGACACCATCGACTGGGACTTATTGGCGTCTAAGTTGACCCACCAGCACCGCAAACCCAAAGACTATAAGAAGAGATGGGTGACATCTCTTGATCCCAATGTACGCAAAGGCCGGTGgaccaaagaagaagatgaccAGTTGATCGAAGCGTACGCCCGCTTCGGGCCCTCGTGGCAGAAGGTTGCATCTCACATACGAACACGTACCATGGATCAATGTGCCAAGCGGTATACCGAAGTGTTGGATCCTAAGACCAAAGACCGCTTAAACCCCTGGTCTCGCGAGGAAGAAATGCTACTTATCAAACAAATTGGTATCCACGGCACCAAATGGCGAAGTATTGCCAGTAACTTCAAGAACCGGCCGGCGTTGACGTGTAGAAATAAATGGAGAACCATTGCTTTGGGAGTGGCTAGAGGCAGAGCCCATCCCCACATAGCAGCTGAGGTGGAAAAAATCACCAGCAGAAAAGAGGTGTTGGATGCCACCGCTGACGTTTCACCGGCATCTACCTCGCCGGCGTCCACCGGAGCCCAGCCATTGGTCCCCCCGTCACAGTCTCAATTGCGTCACACCCTGGCAGAATGGCGGTATACCCTCACCCCCTCCGAATCGACACCAGCATCGTTTATGCCGCCTGCAAAAGATATGGGTGTCATCAAGGATGAGGCCACAGTGCGCCTCTTACTCGATTATGCCAACTCCTACGGCCTTAAACTTGACATTCACCAGCACACCCATCATCACTATGCCCCCCCTCCTCATCCGTTCAACCATATAGCAGCTTCTCCTCCAGACTTTGCAAATATCGGGGCCAGTCCGGGCTTGGGCCCAGTCCAGCCGTCCAACCGGTCCATATTTCTAGAGCCCGAAGCCCAGTTGCACCGTTTCCAACATTTCAACTACTTACCTCCTTTAACAGAGGTACCCAAGTTAACCTCGTCATCGTCACCGGTGATGACGGCCAGCGAACGTAACGGCCGTGATATTCGCCAAGCCCAGTCGCCTTCGGGCCTAACGCCGCTCACCCAAGCAGCAGAGCTTGCGGTGGGAGAAGTAGTGAGGAAAAGGAAGAATAATGACTATGGCCTAGACTCCACCGGCTCTAAGAAACTCAAATCCGAAGGCGATGGTGGTTTTTTTGAACAGATACGACACTTGACCGATATTCTGCAGTCTTCCCGTGGTGAACCTAAGTCCAACGGTGGTACCGATGGAGAGGGAAATATTTCTGGCCAACGGCCGGTTTCGCAGCACCACCCGTTACACTATTTCACGGGAGGTACAACTCCACAAGCAAATATACCCACTCCAGCGGCCCCTCGACCAACAAACCGagatgaggatgaggaagaggatgaagagATGCGATCTTACGGGCTCTTCTACCAATCTTATCGGAAATCGAGATCCAATTCCCATTTTGAGCCTGGGGTACCGGTTCCCTCTACTGCGAACCCTACCGCGAACTCGGCCGCCCGTACCTCCAACCCTGCCACCAGAGCTCCCGCGACGCTGGCAGAGGCCCCCCCAACTGCTTCCCAGGAAAAGCACAGTCCCGGAAGCAGCAACCATGAAAACGATCATGATCACGATGGCTACAACTTTGTCTACGAAAATCTCCTAGGAAGCTTTGGCATGATGCCCTTTAACCCTTCATAA
- a CDS encoding ubiquitin carboxyl-terminal hydrolase (EggNog:ENOG503NXZ3; MEROPS:MER0002882; COG:O), which produces MNPGEKPNGHTSKTVGPNEVKRYYYKLINEEFRTLQLDKNLRNKSVFDLIDYCEMLYENSAASVDGDVMSLKSYIKGYLIFNYFINSFIMLHFEGFDQFIKTNEYDFIIYLNVFAFYNTDELISSQAYQFPLSELRKLILEYLGDRNLLKFDVNELYDWLYEYIDYLKQKDHYERRVLSSPEPDSLESDPEVSDPEVSEPEVLEPEDLEPKAKKLARSSNSYNLTSNLDKLAIHNNSDESLEDRSTDSINEFTTRFPSIKFSPESTMTDPLKHITPAPKPNGTTNNTEVVVNGTSRPPIPTSLPPGLPLINMDEKKNNSTSSISSSTPYPLKSEVHIEEPPYPLDRRPNTDDLYFTENPITKPTPPLKTYRTEPYQGAYQYSRPPQVPPPQVQQAYSQPPPSQMFQYQHQPLPMAFNTPQLQPTVPPPQVYANPRLTQQQMIHEDHARQRQQRLQYMNELSICGLKNFGSSCYINSTIQTLFGVDQFKRLFSNSQYNKYIKDPKFITAKKNPRNNSKDTVLLSEAISGLLKSFGMHGGASIAPTKFIRVSSLLKPDLNIPYEQQDSQEFLLFILDRLHEELSNKSMPSEDLNVLIFENYMRMWKIHIPNNELEGYFKWYKSLIEFEGSSPIHDMFEGHLQNKLVCNKCNFESINYSPFTILSLPIPNNNHQSVDISDCLRYYTQDEILSGDNAWNCPKCHKTGGSDVDHSVLDTHPVFTKRQGIFRLSRRSKSPTKRDKSSKLIKHGASYSTKKLNFIKLPPVLFIHLSRFSMHNLTDKLDTVITYPLELRFNNYSGEDSLIVYRLCGLINHYGNLKSGHYTALVNKSTTGPYWCYFDDESVRLNIEMARIASSRDVYVLCYQRV; this is translated from the coding sequence ATGAACCCTGGCGAAAAGCCCAATGGCCACACCTCAAAAACCGTGGGGCCCAATGAAGTGAAGCGATACTATTACAAGCTAATCAACGAAGAGTTCCGAACTTTGCAAttggacaagaacttgCGAAACAAATCGGTATTTGATTTGATCGATTACTGTGAAATGTTATATGAAAACCTGGCTGCTTCAGTCGATGGTGATGTGATGAGCCTCAAAAGTTATATCAAGGGgtacttgatcttcaattatttcatcaacagtTTCATCATGTTGCATTTCGAAGGGTTTGACCAATTTATCAAGACAAACGAATatgatttcatcatttACCTAAATGTATTTGCATTCTATAATACGGATGAGTTGATCAGCAGCCAGGCGTATCAGTTCCCGCTACTGGAGCTAAGAAAATTGATTCTTGAATACTTGGGGGACCgaaacttgttgaagttcgATGTGAATGAGTTGTATGACTGGCTCTACGAGTATATTGACTACTTGAAGCAAAAGGATCACTATGAACGACGAGTACTTTCAAGCCCGGAGCCTGACTCACTTGAATCAGACCCCGAAGTCTCAGACCCTGAAGTCTCAGAGCCTGAGGTCTTGGAACCTGAGGACTTGGAACCAAAAGCTAAGAAGTTGGCTAGATCCTCCAATAGCTACAATCTCACTTCCAACTTAGACAAACTAGCCATTCACAATAACTCAGACGAGTCTTTGGAAGATAGATCCACTGATTCAATTAACGAGTTCACCACCAGGTTTCCCTCCATCAAGTTTTCACCGGAATCCACTATGACTGATCCTCTTAAGCATATAACTCCGGCCCCTAAACCCAATGGAACTACTAACAACACTGAAGTAGTAGTTAATGGAACCTCTCGACCCCCGATCCCCACTTCGCTACCTCCGGGTCTACCGCTTATTAATAtggatgaaaagaagaacaatTCGACCTCTTCAATCAGTTCACTGACTCCATATCCGTTGAAATCCGAAGTACATATAGAAGAACCTCCATACCCATTGGACAGGCGGCCCAATACCGATGATCTCTATTTCACAGAGAATCCCATCACAAAgccaacaccaccattaAAGACATATAGGACAGAGCCATATCAAGGTGCTTACCAGTACCTGAGACCTCCCCAGGTGCCTCCTccacaagttcaacaagcaTACTCGCAACCACCACCTCTGCAAATGTTCCAGTACCAACATCAACCGCTTCCAATGGCTTTCAATACTCCACAGCTACAACCCACGGTTCCCCCTCCTCAAGTATATGCGAATCCTCGTCTCACTCAACAGCAGATGATCCATGAAGATCATGCTAGACAGAGACAACAACGACTCCAGTACATGAACGAGCTTTCAATATGTGGTCTAAAGAACTTTGGATCCTCGTGTTATATCAACTCTACCATCCAGACGTTGTTTGGGGTTGACCAGTTCAAACGTCTTTTCAGCAACCTGCAATACAACAAGTATATTAAAGACCCCAAGTTTATCACCGCTAAGAAGAATCCAAGGAACAACTCAAAGGATACAGTACTTCTAAGTGAGGCGATTTCTGGGCTCTTAAAGTCGTTTGGTATGCATGGTGGTGCTTCGATTGCACCCACCAAATTCATTCGAGTCTCGTCACTTTTGAAACCCGATTTGAACATTCCCTACGAGCAACAGGACTCTCAGGAGTTCCTCTTGTTCATTTTAGATAGACTTCATGAAGAACTCAGCAACAAATCCATGCCTAGTGAAGATTTGAATGTGCTTATATTCGAAAATTACATGAGGATGTGGAAAATCCACATCCCCAATAATGAGTTGGAAGGATATTTTAAGTGGTATAAGCTGTTGATAGAGTTTGAAGGTAGTTCTCCAATCCATGATATGTTTGAAGGACACTTGCAAAACAAGCTTGTGTGCAACAAGTGTAACTTTGAATCGATCAATTACTCACCCTTCACGATTCTTTCACTTCCTATTCCCAACAACAATCATCAGTCAGTGGACATTTCTGACTGTCTTAGATATTATACCCAGGATGAGATTTTAAGTGGTGATAATGCTTGGAACTGTCCCAAGTGCCATAAGACCGGAGGTTCTGATGTAGATCATAGTGTACTTGACACCCATCCAGTATTCACCAAAAGGCAAGGGATCTTCAGGCTCAGTAGGAGAAGCAAGTCCCCCACCAAAAGGGATAAGAGTtccaaactcatcaagcATGGGGCATCATACTCTACAAAGAAACTAAACTTCATTAAGCTTCCTCCCGTGTTGTTCATCCATTTATCCCGATTTTCCATGCATAACTTAACCGACAAACTCGACACCGTCATCACGTACCCGCTCGAGCTCCGGTTCAACAACTATTCGGGTGAGGACTCGTTGATTGTGTATCGGTTGTGTGGGCTTATAAATCACTATGGGAATCTCAAGTCGGGTCATTACACAGCATTGGTGAACAAATCCACCACGGGACCGTACTGGTGCTACTTTGACGACGAGTCGGTACGGTTAAACATTGAGATGGCTCGCATCGCCAGCTCACGTGACGTGTATGTGTTGTGCTACCAAAGGGTTTAG
- the rhp51 gene encoding RecA recombinase Rhp51 (EggNog:ENOG503NU4I; COG:L), with protein sequence MTSQELAEDEDNSGPLLIEQLEGNGITMNDIKKLKAEGYHTIESIAYTPKKALLLVKGISEAKADKIGQEAAKVVPLGFTTASEFHSRRSELICLTTGSKQLDTLLGGGIETGSITEVFGEFRTGKSQLCHTLAVTCQLPIDMGGGEGKCLYIDTEGTFRPVRLVSIAQRYGLNPDDCLDNVAYARAYNAEHQFQLLNLAAQMMAESRFSLLIVDSIMSLYRTDYSGRAELSARQTHVAKYMRTLQRLADEFGIAVVITNQVVAQVDGSASMFNPDPKKPIGGNIIAHSSTTRLSFKKGRAEQRICKIYDSPCLPESDCVFAIYEDGIGDPKVEEEE encoded by the coding sequence ATGACATCGCAAGAACTTGccgaagatgaagataatTCTGGTCCCTTGCTCATCGAGCAGTTGGAAGGTAACGGGATCACCATGAATGACATCAAAAAGTTAAAGGCAGAAGGGTACCACACCATTGAGAGTATCGCGTATACACCCAAGAAAGCTTTACTTTTAGTAAAAGGAATCAGTGAAGCCAAGGCCGACAAAATCGGCCAGGAGGCCGCCAAGGTAGTCCCCTTAGGATTCACCACCGCCTCGGAGTTCCACAGTCGTCGGTCCGAATTGATTTGTCTCACCACTGGATCCAAGCAATTAGACACTTTACTCGGTGGAGGCATCGAGACCGGATCCATCACCgaagtttttggtgaatTCAGAACTGGTAAATCCCAGTTGTGCCACACGTTGGCTGTCACGTGCCAGTTGCCCATTGACATGGGTGGAGGTGAAGGAAAGTGTCTTTACATCGATACAGAAGGAACCTTCCGGCCCGTCAGATTGGTGTCTATTGCCCAACGGTACGGGTTGAATCCTGATGACTGCTTGGATAACGTGGCATATGCCAGAGCTTATAATGCCGAACACCAGTTCCAGTTATTGAATCTCGCAGCCCAAATGATGGCTGAATCACGATTCAGTTTACTTATCGTGGACTCAATTATGAGCTTGTACCGTACCGATTACAGTGGTAGAGCTGAGTTGTCGGCTCGGCAAACCCATGTGGCCAAGTACATGAGAACGTTGCAACGGTTGGCCGACGAGTTTGGAATAGCAGTGGTGATCACCAATCAGGTAGTGGCTCAGGTCGATGGGTCAGCTTCTATGTTCAACCCCGACCCCAAAAAGCCTATCGGAGGTAACATTATTGCTCACTCTTCCACCACCCGAttatccttcaaaaaaGGTAGGGCTGAACAGAGAATCTGTAAGATTTATGACTCTCCGTGTTTGCCCGAAAGTGATTGTGTATTTGCCATCTATGAAGATGGCATTGGTGACCccaaggtggaagaagaggagtAA